The Pseudonocardia broussonetiae DNA segment CCACGCGCGAGCCCGCGTGAGCGCGCCGGACGCCCGCTTCACCCTCGCCAACGAGCGCACGTTCCTGGCCTGGCTGCGCACCTCGCTGGCGCTCGTCGCCGGCGGGATCGCCGTCGTCGCGCTGGTCCCGGAGTTCGGGGTGGCCGGCGCGCGGCAGGTCGTCGGGGTGGCGCTGGCCGCGCTGGGCGTCGCGGTCGCCGCGGGGGCGGTGCTCCGCTGGCACCGGGTGCAGGCCGCGATGGAGCGCGGCGACGACCTGCCGGCCACCCGCATGCCGCTGCTGCTGGGGTCGGCGCTGGCCGCGCTCGGGCTCGCGGTGGCGGTGGTGCTCGCCGTCGGCGGGACGGGGTGAGCACTCCCCCGGCGCTGCAGGCCGAGCGCACGGCGCTGGCCTGGGAGCGCACGGCGCTGGCGGTGCTGGCGAGCGGGGTCCTGCTGGTGCTGCGCCACCTCGGCGCCCCCGGGTCGGGCGCGCTCGTGCTCGGCGTCCTCGGGCTGGTGCTCGCGCTGCTGGTGGCCGTGCTCGGCGCCCGGCGCTCGCGCCGCGTGCTCGCCGACCCGGCCGCCCCGGCGCGCACGGCGGTCCTCGTCGCCGGGGCCTCGGTCGTGCTCTTCGGGGGCGCCGTGCTGGTGGCGATCCTGACCGGCGCCCTGCGCTGACACCTCCGGCACGGACGAGCGAACGGCCCTCCCGCCCGGTCGTGCCGGGCGGAAGGGCCGTTCGCGCGAGGGGCGGTGGTGCTAGTGCACGACCGACTTCTCCACGCCCACCCCGGTGAGGGAGCGGACGGCCATCTCGGAGACCTTGTCGGCGTTCGGGGTCTCCTTGCTCATCACGGTGCCGATGTAGCCGAGCAGGAACGACAGCGGGATCGAGACGATGCCCGGGTTGTCGAGCGGGAACCAGCTGAAGTCCACGCCCTGCAGCATCGACGCGCTGCGCCCCGTCGCAGGGTCGACGGGCTTGCCCGACACGACCGGCGAGAAGACGATCAGCAGCACGGTGACGCCGAGGCCGCCGTAGATGCTCCACAGCGCGCCCTGGGTGTTGAAGCGCTTCCAGAACAGCGAGTAGAGGATCGTCGGCAGGTTCGCCGAGGCGGCGACCGCGAAGGCCAGCGCCACGAGGAACGCGATGTTCTGGCCGTTGGCGAGGATGCCGCCCAGGATCGCGACGATGCCGATGACGACCGCCGTGATGCGGGCGATCTTCACCTCCTCGTTCGGGTCGGTCAGCTCGCCCTTCTTGATCACGTTGGCGTAGATGTCGTGGGCGAACGACGCCGAGGCGGTGATCGTCAGACCCGCGACGACCGCGAGGATCGTGGCGAACGCGACCGCGGCGATGACGCCCAGGAGCACCGTGCCGCCGAGCTCGTAGGCCAGCAGCGGGGCCGCGGAGTTCGCGCCGCCCGGAGCCGCCCGGATCTCCTCGGGGCCGACCAGCGCGCCCGCGCCGTAGCCCAGGACCAGGGTGAAGACGTAGAACAGGCCGATCAGCCAGATCGCCCAGACCACCGAGCGGCGGGCCTCCTTGGCCGTGGGCACGGTGTAGAAGCGCATGAGGATGTGCGGCAGGCCGGCGGTGCCGAGCACGAGCGCGAGACCCAGGGACAGGAAGTCGATCTGGGTGATCGCGGTCTTGCCGTACTGCTTGCCCGGGTTGAGCAGCGCCTCACCGGTCTCGCCGCCGGCGCGGACCGCGTCGGCCAGCACGGCGGAGAAGTTGAAGCCGTAGAGCGCGAGGACCCAGATCGTCATGATGCCGGCGCCCGCGATGAGCAGGACGGCCTTGATGATCTGCACCCAGGTCGTGCCGCGCATGCCGCCGATGAGGACGTAGGCGATCATGACCGCGCCGACGATCGCGATGACGACACCCTGCATGAACTTGTCGGTCACGTTGAGCAGCAGCGCGACGAGGCCGCCGGCCCCGGCCATCTGCGCGAGCAGGTAGAAGAACGACACCGCGAGCGTCGACGTGGCGGCGGCGGCGCGGACGGGCCGCTGCCGCATCCGGAACGCCAGGACGTCGCCCATCGTGTACTTGCCGGTGTTGCGCAGGAGCTCGGCCACCAGCAGCAGCGCGACGAGCCACGCGACGAGGAAGCCGATGGAGTAGAGGAAGCCGTCGTAGCCGTTCAGCGCGATGGCGCCGGCGATGCCGAGGAACGACGCGGCCGAGAGGTAGTCGCCGGAGATGGCGACGCCGTTCTGCGGGCCGGAGAAGCCACCGCCCGCGGTGTAGAAGTCCGAGGCGCTCGACGTGGCCCGGCGGCTCACGTAGACGACGATCCCGAGCGTGATGACGACGAACAGCCCGAAGATCGTGATGTTGAGGACCGGGTTGCTGCCCTCGACGCCCTGGGCCAGCACGGTGGTGGTCACTTGTCGGCCCCCTGGATGCCCTCACGGATGGAGCTCGACAGCGGGTCGAGCCGGCGGTCGGCGAACTTCACGTACCAGGCGGTGATCGCGAACGTCGACACGAACTGCAGCAGCCCGAGCACCAGTCCGACGTTGATGTTGCCCCACAGCTTGATGGACATGAAGCCCGACGCGTACGTCGCCAGCAGCACGTACAGCACGTACCAGCCCAGGAACAGGCCGGTGACCGGGAAGACGAAACCGCGCAGCCGGCGGCGGAGCTCCTGGAAGTCCGGCTCGGCCTCGATGGCCTGCCAGTCCCGGGTCCCCGTTGCCGGAACCGGATCCGGATCGGTGGTACTCACGGTGCCTCCTCGCACTCGCCCGCACACATGGGCGCCCAGGAAAGCGGTTCCCGCCGTAGCCCGGAAGTGGCGCACGACACAACACCCGCACGGGCGACGAACGGTCGACGAACGGTTGTCGTCGCCGTCCAGCGGTCACGCTGGGTCAGCGGTCAGGGCCGCGGCCGCGTCTCGTCGAGGTGCAGCCGCAGCATCGCGGCCGCGGCCCACGCCGGCGGGTGCCCGCGCAGCGACACCAGCACCATCGTCGCGAAGGCCAGCGGCACCGACCAGAGCGCGGGCTGGCCGAGCAGGATCGAGGCGATGCCGTCGGGCGAGCCCAGGGTGAGGTCGACGCCGATCACGCCCGCCGACGCCACCAGCCCCACCACCATGCCGACGGCCGCGCCGCGGGCGGTCAGCCCGGCCCACCAGATGCCCAGCACCAGCAGCGGGCAGAACGTCGAGGCGGCCACGGCGAACGCCGAGGTCACGAGCACGCCGACGTCGAGGTGCACCGCCGGCAGCGCCAGCGCGACGACGAGCGCGGCCGCGGCGAGCGAGGTCAGCCGCAGCCGCCGCAGCGTGGTGCCGGGCAGCAGGTCGTGCGAGACCGCGCCGGACAGCGCGAGCAGCAGCCCCAGCGACGTGGCCAGGAACGCGGCGAACGCGCCCGCCGTCAGCAGGGCGGTGAACAAGGTGCCCGCCCACCCGCCGTCGACGCGCGCGGGCAGGGCGACGACGACGGTGTCGGTGCCGCCGGAGAGGTACAGCTCGGGCAGCAGCACCGCGCCGAGCACGCCGTACACGGCCGGGAACAGGTAGAACGCGCTGAGCAGCGCCACGGTGATCGCCGCCGTGCGCCGCGCGCCGCGCCCGTCGGGGCTGGTGTGGAAGCGCACCAGGATGTGCGGCAGGCCCATCGTCCCGAGGACGGTGGCGACGAGGATCGACAGCGTCGCGAGCACGGGGTAGCCGGCGCCGCCCGGGTCGAGCAGCGGCCGCGACCAGCCCGAGCCGCCCGGCGGTACCGCCCCGTCGACGTCGGGCACGTCCGAGCCCGCCGCGAACACCCACCGGCTGCCGCCCTCGACCTCGTACCGGCCCGGGCCCAGCAGCTCGGGCGTGCGGCCGTCGATCGCGACGGACGTCGGCTCGGTGAGCGACAGCTCGGTGCCCAGGCGGAAGTCGACGGGCGTGGTGCGCGCGAACGTCGTGAACTCCACCGGCGACAGCGCCGCCCCGCGCGTCTCGGCGCTCACGCTGAGCACCAGCCAGAGCGCGGGGACGACGAACAGGACGAGCTTCAGCCCGAACTGGAACGCCTGCACGTAGGTGGCTGCGCGCATCCCGCCGAGCGCGAGCGTGACGCTCACCGCCGCCCCCGCGACGACCACCCCGACCCAGTACGGCGTGTCCGCCACCACGGCGAGCACCTGCCCGGCCGCCTTGAACTGCGGCACCAGGTACAGCGTGGCGATCACCAGCACGACCACGGCCGAGAGCCGCCGCAGCCCGGCCGACCCCAGGCGGGCCTCGGCGAAATCGGGGACGGTCAGCGCGCCGGTCCGCCGCATCGGGGCCGCCACCAGCGCGAGCATCGCCAGGTAGCCCGCGGTGAACCCGACCGGGTACCACAGCGCCCCGATCCCGTCCTTGACCACGAGCCCCGCGACGCCCAGGAACGACGCCGCCGACAGGTACTCCCCCGACACCGCGGCGGCGTTGAGGGCGGGCGAGATGCGCCGCGAGGCGACCAGGAAGTCCGAGGTGCTGCGCATCGCGGCGACCCCGCGCGCGCCGATCAGGAGCGTGGCGAGGACGACCAGGACGATCCCCGCGGCGATCACTCCTCGGCCTCCTCCGCCCGGCGCAGCTGCCACCCGGCGAGCAGGACCAGCACGGCGTAGGGCAGCACCGCGACCGCCAGCCACGACACCGGCACGCCGGACAGCCGCACGGCGTCCAGCTCCGGGAACGCGGCCAGCACCAGCGGCAGACCGATGATCAGCCCGGCGAGCCCGGCGACCGCGCCCATGGCCCGGCGCAGCTGCTCGCGGTGCACGCGGCGGGCGCGCTCCATCTCGGGCGCCGCGAGGTGCGGCGGGTCGACGCGCGCCCCCGAGCGCCGGCGCGCGATCACCAGCCGGGTCTGCGGACTGGTGACGGCGACGCGCCGCTGCCTGGTCACCGCCCCCACCCCGTCATCGCTGCCCGCGGGGGTCGAAGTCGCCGCGCGTGGCCGCCTCGAGCAGCAGCTCGCGCAGCTCCCGGGCGTGGCGGCGGCTCACCGGGACGTCGCCGGCGTCGGTGTGGGCGAGCAGCCCCCCGCTGACGTCGCTGCGCAGCTCGCGCACCGCGGGCACGGCCAGCAGGTAGCTGCGGTGCACCCGCACGAAGCCCGCGGGGGCCCAGTGCTCCTCCAGCCGCGAGATCGGGATGCGGACCAGGTGCCCGCCGGTCGTCGTGTGCAGCCGGACGTAGTCGCCCTGGGCCTCGACGAACCGCACGTCGTCGCGGCGGACGAACCGCGTGCGGCCACCCAGCTCCACCGGCACCGCGGCCAGCGCGTCGACCGGCCCGCCCGTCTCCGTCCCCGGGTCGGGCGCCGCCGCCGCGGTGAAGCGCCGGACCCGGTCGAGCGCGGCGGCCAGCCGCTCGGGCCCGACCGGCTTGAGCAGGTAGTCGACCGCCCCGATCCCGTACGCCGACGCCGCGTGCTCCTCGAAGGCCGTGACGAACACGATCGCGGGCGGGTCGGTCATCCGCGCGAGCAGCGACGCCAGCTCCATGCCGTCCATCGCGGGCATCGAGACGTCGAGGAAGACCACGTCGAACCGGTCGGCCTGGATCCGGCGCAGCGCCTCGACCGGCCCCGGCGCCGTCGCGACCTCCTCGACCCCGGGCGATTCCAGCAGCAGCCGGCGCAGCTCCTCCAGGGCGGGGGCCACGTCGTCGACGGCGAGGACCCTCACCGCGCCACCCCCGCGACGAGCACGGCGGGGGTCACGACGCCGCCACGCCCGGCTGGAACCGCGGCACCCGCAGCACGACCTTCGTCCCGGCGCCGTCGGCGGTCTCGACCACGAGCCCGTAACCCGGTCCGAACACGCGGCGCAGCCTGCGGTCGACGTTGACCAGCCCGAGGCTGCCCGGGTTGCCCCGCCCGGCCAGCACGGCGGCGGCGTAGGCGGGGTCCATGCCCGGGCCGTCGTCCTCCACGCTGATCACGCACTCGCCCCCCTGCGCCTCCCCGGTGACCTGCACCAGCCCGCCCGGCCCCAGCTCGACGCCGTGCCGCACCGCGTTCTCCACCAGCGGCTGCAGCGCCAGGTAGGGCAGCGCCACCGGAAGGATCTCCGGCGCGATCCGGACCTGCACGCGCAGCCGCTCCCCCAGCACCGCGCGGGCCAGCGCGAGGTAGGCCTCGATGGCCGCGAACTCGCCCGCGACCGTCGTGTAGTCGCCGCTGCGGGCCAGGCTGTGGCGGGTGTAGGCGGCGAAGTCGAGCATCAGCTCCCGCGCCCGCTCGGGGTCGCTGCGCACGAACGAGGCGATGACGGTGAGCGAGTTGTAGACGAAGTGCGGCGAGATCTCCGCGCGCAGCGCCCGCAGCTCGGCGGCCTCCGCGACGCCGGCCGACGCCTCCAGCCGCGCCCGCTCCAGCGCCTCCCCCACCCACGCCGCGGCCTCGCGCACCTGGGCCGTGGACAGCCCGCCCTGGACGACGAGCACGCCGGTCAGCTCGTCCCGGGCGTGCACCGGCACCGCGACGAGGTCGGCGCGGCGGTGCCGGGAGTCGGTGCGCAGCACGCCCTCGACGACGGCCGCCGCGGCGCGCGGATCCGACGGCCGCCCGCCCCACACCACCTCGCCCTCGAGCCCGCCCAGCCCGACCGAGGCGACGTCGAGCAGGCGGCGCAGCTCCCGCGCGGCGACGACGGCGCCCGGCCCGTCGAGCCCGCCCCGCAGCTCCGTCGCGATCCGCCGGCCCGCCGTGAGCGCGCCGACGGCCTCCGGCCCGGCACCCGTGCGCACGGGCCGCCGCAGCCACCAGAGACGGGGCACAGCGAGCATGTCCGCCTCTCCGTCGGGCCCGGACGTGTGACGGCGTGACTCTAACCCGCAGGCGGTGACGGGGCTCCGGCCAGACGACCCGGGCAGACGAAGACCCGGCCGGCCCCGCGTCACGCAGGGCAGACCGGGTCTCCCGGAGCGGTGGACCTCAGTCCACGGCCACCCGGTCGTTCGCGTCCAGGCCGAGCATCGCCAGCATCTCGGCGCAGTCGTCGACGTCGATCGCGCGGCCCGCGACCACGCGTGCGGCGCGCCGGTTCTGCAGGTCGGTGTTGGTCTCGTTCGCGGCCTGCGCGGCGGCGAAGCGGCCGCCCTCGTCGTTCGTCGTCGGGCTTCCGGTCCAGCTCACGCGGTGACTCCCTCGTGTTGCGTGCCGCCGGCCCCGATGGGGCCACGTGCACGTCGTGGGAGAACCGTACCCCGGGTTACTCCGGACGGGGTACCCATGCGGCCAGGCGCGGTGCCAGTGCGGTGAACAGCGCCGGATCGTGGACCATCGCCGTGTGGCTGCACGTCACCTCGACGTGCTCGGCCCCGGGCGCGAGGCAGGAGCGCCAGCCGACGAGCCCGTCGCTGCGCGAGTAGAGGGCCACCACGGGCATCTCCAGCGGCGCGGTGAGGCCGGCCTCGGTGGCGGCGCGGCAGGTGCCGTCGACGCAGTCGCGCTCCAGCAGCCCGCGCAGGCCGAGGTCCGACAGCGCCATCAGCGCGCGGCAGGCGACCGTCACCGCGCCGCGGGTGTCCAGGGGGTTCAGCACCGGCGTGCCCATCATGACCAGCCCGCGCACCAGGTCAGGGCGCCGGACGGCGACCAGGCGCCCGATCCAGCCGCCGCGGCTGTGCCCGAGCAGGACGACCGGGCCGCCGGTCGCGGCGGCGTGCTCGGCCACGCGGCGCTCCAGCCGGTCGACGAGGTCGGCGCTGCAGCCCACGTTGACGCCCAGGCCGGCGCCGGCGGGCCGGTAGCCGCGGGAGGCGAGCCACCCGCGGAGCACCGCCATGGACGCGTCCGCGCCGCCGAACCCGGGCACGACGACGACGCCGAGCCCGCGGCCGTCGACCGGGTCCGGGTCGGTCCAGACCGGGTGCCGGCGCGCGCTGCGGCGCCCGACGCCCAGGACCGGGGCGAGCTCGCGCGCGACCAGGGCGAGGGACTCCTTCACTGCGGGCACCCCCCGATCAGACCTCGAACCGGTAGCCCATGCCCGCTTCTGTGATGAAGTGCTCGGGCCGCGACGGGTCGGCCTCCAGCTTGCGGCGCAGCTGCGCGAGGTAGACCCGCAGGTAGTTCGTCTCGGTGCCGTACCCGGGGCCCCACACCGCCCGCAGCAGCTCGCGCTGCCCGACGAGCTTGCCGCGGTGGCGCACGAGCAGCTCGAGGATCCCCCACTCGGTCGGCGTCAGGTGCACCTCGGCGCCGTCGCGGACGACCTTCTTCGCGGCGAGGTCGACGCGGAACCCCCCGGCGTCGACGACCGGCTCGCCGTCGACGGTCGCGACGGCCGCCCGCCGCACCGACGCCCGCAGCCGCGCGAGCAGCTCGGCCATCCCGAACGGCTTGGTGACGTAGTCGTCGGCGCCGGCGTCGAGCGCGTGGACCTTGTCGCTCGACCCGACGCGCGCGGACAGGACGATGATCGGCACCGGCGTCCAGCCGCGGAGCCCGGCGATGACCTCGGTGCCGTCGAGGTCGGGCAGGCCCAGGTCGAGCACGACGACGTCGGGCGGCACGTCGGCGGCCGCGCGCAGCGCCCCGGCGCCGTCGGGGGCCACGGTGACGTCGTAGCCGTGCGCGGTGAGGTTGATCCGCAGCGCGCGCAGGATCTGCGGGTCGTCGTCGACGACGAGGACGCGGGTCACGCGGGCACCGCGGGGGTGGGTCGTCGCGCCGCCGGCAGGGCGACGACGAGCGTGAGCCCGCCGCCGGGGGTGTCCTCGGCGGTCAGCGCACCGCCCATGGCCTCGGTGAACCCCCGCGCGACGCTGAGCCCGAGACCGACACCGCCCGCGGGGTGGCGGTCGCCGCGGCGCTGGAAGGCGACGAACAGGTCCTCGCGCGCGGTGCCCGGCCCGCGGTCCACGACGCGGAGCTCGACGCGGTCGGCGTGGGCGCTGGCGCGCACGGCCACCGGGGCGCCGCGGCCGTGGCGCAGTGCGTTGTCGACGAGGTTGGCCACGACCCGCTCCAGCAGGCCGGCGTCGGCCGTGACGTCGGGCAGGGCCTCGTCGACCTCCACCTCCACCCGCGACGCCCCCTCCAGCCCGTCCAGAGCGCGCACCACGACCTCGTCGTAGCCGACGGGTGCGAGCAGCGGGGCGACGGCGCCGGCGGCGAGGCGGGAGGAGTCGAGCAGGTTGTCGACGAGCGCGGTGAGCCGGTCGGCCGACTCCTCGACGGTGGCGGCCAGGTCGGCGCGGTCGGCGGCCGAGAGGCGCAGCCGCTCGTCGCGCAGGCTGCCGGCGGCGGCCTTGATCGAGGTCAGGGGCGTGCGCAGGTCGTGCCCGACGGCCGAGAGCAGCGCACCGCGCATCTCGGTGGCCTCCGCGCGGCGGCGGGCGGCCGCGGCCGCGGCGGCGTCGCGCTGGCTGCGCAGGGCGAGCAGCGCCTGCCCGCCGACGGTCTCCAGCAGCCGCCGGTCGGCCGCGGGCAGCGCGCGCCCGTGCCCGACGAGGTGCAGCCCGGGCTCCACGGCGACGTCGACGTCCCACGAGCCCGGCTGCCCGTCCCCCGCGGGCGGCCCGACGCCCGCGACCCGCCGCCACTCCCCCTCCGCGTGCTCCAGCACCGCGACCGACGCCAGCCCGAACGCCTCGGACACCTTCTCCAGCAGCCGGGGCAGCGGGTCGGTGCGGGTGAGCACGGTGCGCGAGAACGACGCCAGCAGCGCCGCCTCGGTGCGCAGCCGCTGGGCCTGCTCGGTGCGCCGCGCGGCCCGGTCGACGACGAGCGCGACGAGCACCGCCACCACCACCATCGCCACGATCGTCACCGCGTTCTCCGGCTGCGCGATCGTCAGGCTGCCGGTGGGCGGGGTGAGGAAGAAGTTGAGCATCAGCCCGCCCGCGAGCGCGGCGAGCACCGCCGGGCCGAGCCCGCCGACCAGCGCGACCACCACCGTCGCGAGGAAGAACAGGACGACGTCGGTGGAGAGGTCGACGAGGTCGAGCAGCAGCAGCCCGGCGACCGTCGCCAGCGCGGGCAGCGCCACCGCCAGGCCCCAGCCGACGACGCCGCGCCGGCCCGGCACCCGCAGGCGCAGCCCCGGCGCCCGGATCCCGCGCCCGCCGGCCTCGGGGTGGGTGACCATGTGGACGTCGATCGGGCCGGACTCCTGCACGACCCGCGTGCCGATGCCCTCGTCGAGCGCGCGGGCCAGCCGCGAGCGGCGCGACGTGCCGAGCACCAGCTGCGTGGCGTCGACGCCGCGGGCGAACTCGAGCAGGGAGGCCGGCACGCCGCCGTCGCCGGAGCCGCCGACGACGGTGTGGAACGAGGCGCCCACGTCGTCGGCCAGGGTGCGCAGC contains these protein-coding regions:
- a CDS encoding DUF202 domain-containing protein — protein: MSTPPALQAERTALAWERTALAVLASGVLLVLRHLGAPGSGALVLGVLGLVLALLVAVLGARRSRRVLADPAAPARTAVLVAGASVVLFGGAVLVAILTGALR
- a CDS encoding response regulator, which codes for MTRVLVVDDDPQILRALRINLTAHGYDVTVAPDGAGALRAAADVPPDVVVLDLGLPDLDGTEVIAGLRGWTPVPIIVLSARVGSSDKVHALDAGADDYVTKPFGMAELLARLRASVRRAAVATVDGEPVVDAGGFRVDLAAKKVVRDGAEVHLTPTEWGILELLVRHRGKLVGQRELLRAVWGPGYGTETNYLRVYLAQLRRKLEADPSRPEHFITEAGMGYRFEV
- a CDS encoding alpha/beta fold hydrolase, whose amino-acid sequence is MPAVKESLALVARELAPVLGVGRRSARRHPVWTDPDPVDGRGLGVVVVPGFGGADASMAVLRGWLASRGYRPAGAGLGVNVGCSADLVDRLERRVAEHAAATGGPVVLLGHSRGGWIGRLVAVRRPDLVRGLVMMGTPVLNPLDTRGAVTVACRALMALSDLGLRGLLERDCVDGTCRAATEAGLTAPLEMPVVALYSRSDGLVGWRSCLAPGAEHVEVTCSHTAMVHDPALFTALAPRLAAWVPRPE
- a CDS encoding sensor histidine kinase; translated protein: MVHVGERGELRIYLGAAPGVGKTFAMLGEAHRRRERGTDVVIGLVETHGRARTAELVEGIEVVPRRRSVHRGAVLEEMDVDAVLARRPEVAVVDELAHTNAPGSRHARRCQDVAELLDAGIDVLTTVNVQHLESLNDVVERITGVRQLETVPDEVVRRAEQIELVDITPEALRRRMAHGNVYAAEKVDAALSNYFRPGNLIALRELALLWVADQVDVALQRHRTDRGVTDTWETRERVVVALTGGPESETVLRRAARIAQRAGSAELVCVHVLRGDGLAGAPVGALARLRTLADDVGASFHTVVGGSGDGGVPASLLEFARGVDATQLVLGTSRRSRLARALDEGIGTRVVQESGPIDVHMVTHPEAGGRGIRAPGLRLRVPGRRGVVGWGLAVALPALATVAGLLLLDLVDLSTDVVLFFLATVVVALVGGLGPAVLAALAGGLMLNFFLTPPTGSLTIAQPENAVTIVAMVVVAVLVALVVDRAARRTEQAQRLRTEAALLASFSRTVLTRTDPLPRLLEKVSEAFGLASVAVLEHAEGEWRRVAGVGPPAGDGQPGSWDVDVAVEPGLHLVGHGRALPAADRRLLETVGGQALLALRSQRDAAAAAAARRRAEATEMRGALLSAVGHDLRTPLTSIKAAAGSLRDERLRLSAADRADLAATVEESADRLTALVDNLLDSSRLAAGAVAPLLAPVGYDEVVVRALDGLEGASRVEVEVDEALPDVTADAGLLERVVANLVDNALRHGRGAPVAVRASAHADRVELRVVDRGPGTAREDLFVAFQRRGDRHPAGGVGLGLSVARGFTEAMGGALTAEDTPGGGLTLVVALPAARRPTPAVPA
- a CDS encoding LytR/AlgR family response regulator transcription factor produces the protein MRVLAVDDVAPALEELRRLLLESPGVEEVATAPGPVEALRRIQADRFDVVFLDVSMPAMDGMELASLLARMTDPPAIVFVTAFEEHAASAYGIGAVDYLLKPVGPERLAAALDRVRRFTAAAAPDPGTETGGPVDALAAVPVELGGRTRFVRRDDVRFVEAQGDYVRLHTTTGGHLVRIPISRLEEHWAPAGFVRVHRSYLLAVPAVRELRSDVSGGLLAHTDAGDVPVSRRHARELRELLLEAATRGDFDPRGQR
- a CDS encoding sensor histidine kinase, with amino-acid sequence MLAVPRLWWLRRPVRTGAGPEAVGALTAGRRIATELRGGLDGPGAVVAARELRRLLDVASVGLGGLEGEVVWGGRPSDPRAAAAVVEGVLRTDSRHRRADLVAVPVHARDELTGVLVVQGGLSTAQVREAAAWVGEALERARLEASAGVAEAAELRALRAEISPHFVYNSLTVIASFVRSDPERARELMLDFAAYTRHSLARSGDYTTVAGEFAAIEAYLALARAVLGERLRVQVRIAPEILPVALPYLALQPLVENAVRHGVELGPGGLVQVTGEAQGGECVISVEDDGPGMDPAYAAAVLAGRGNPGSLGLVNVDRRLRRVFGPGYGLVVETADGAGTKVVLRVPRFQPGVAAS
- a CDS encoding cation acetate symporter, whose translation is MTTTVLAQGVEGSNPVLNITIFGLFVVITLGIVVYVSRRATSSASDFYTAGGGFSGPQNGVAISGDYLSAASFLGIAGAIALNGYDGFLYSIGFLVAWLVALLLVAELLRNTGKYTMGDVLAFRMRQRPVRAAAATSTLAVSFFYLLAQMAGAGGLVALLLNVTDKFMQGVVIAIVGAVMIAYVLIGGMRGTTWVQIIKAVLLIAGAGIMTIWVLALYGFNFSAVLADAVRAGGETGEALLNPGKQYGKTAITQIDFLSLGLALVLGTAGLPHILMRFYTVPTAKEARRSVVWAIWLIGLFYVFTLVLGYGAGALVGPEEIRAAPGGANSAAPLLAYELGGTVLLGVIAAVAFATILAVVAGLTITASASFAHDIYANVIKKGELTDPNEEVKIARITAVVIGIVAILGGILANGQNIAFLVALAFAVAASANLPTILYSLFWKRFNTQGALWSIYGGLGVTVLLIVFSPVVSGKPVDPATGRSASMLQGVDFSWFPLDNPGIVSIPLSFLLGYIGTVMSKETPNADKVSEMAVRSLTGVGVEKSVVH
- a CDS encoding cation acetate symporter translates to MIAAGIVLVVLATLLIGARGVAAMRSTSDFLVASRRISPALNAAAVSGEYLSAASFLGVAGLVVKDGIGALWYPVGFTAGYLAMLALVAAPMRRTGALTVPDFAEARLGSAGLRRLSAVVVLVIATLYLVPQFKAAGQVLAVVADTPYWVGVVVAGAAVSVTLALGGMRAATYVQAFQFGLKLVLFVVPALWLVLSVSAETRGAALSPVEFTTFARTTPVDFRLGTELSLTEPTSVAIDGRTPELLGPGRYEVEGGSRWVFAAGSDVPDVDGAVPPGGSGWSRPLLDPGGAGYPVLATLSILVATVLGTMGLPHILVRFHTSPDGRGARRTAAITVALLSAFYLFPAVYGVLGAVLLPELYLSGGTDTVVVALPARVDGGWAGTLFTALLTAGAFAAFLATSLGLLLALSGAVSHDLLPGTTLRRLRLTSLAAAALVVALALPAVHLDVGVLVTSAFAVAASTFCPLLVLGIWWAGLTARGAAVGMVVGLVASAGVIGVDLTLGSPDGIASILLGQPALWSVPLAFATMVLVSLRGHPPAWAAAAMLRLHLDETRPRP
- a CDS encoding YidH family protein, with protein sequence MSAPDARFTLANERTFLAWLRTSLALVAGGIAVVALVPEFGVAGARQVVGVALAALGVAVAAGAVLRWHRVQAAMERGDDLPATRMPLLLGSALAALGLAVAVVLAVGGTG
- a CDS encoding DUF485 domain-containing protein, with the translated sequence MSTTDPDPVPATGTRDWQAIEAEPDFQELRRRLRGFVFPVTGLFLGWYVLYVLLATYASGFMSIKLWGNINVGLVLGLLQFVSTFAITAWYVKFADRRLDPLSSSIREGIQGADK